TTTGGAGACTTTGCAGAAGGCATTAAAAGGTTGGTATGTTCTGTGCATGCACTTTATGTACTGCTTAGCAATGATACGCTGTGGAAACATTCGGCATCATAAAAGCAAGCAAGGTTGTTGCTAACATGCATCTCAGTGTTCTTAATGTATGTGTAGTCACATTTACATAAGCATGCTTATCTGTTACCATTCAGTATCATTCAAGATTgcctgttatttttattgtaaatgcCCATACCTGAATTCCCTTGTCtggaatgcagaagaaaatccattctatctttgtatttctgagaatgtctatttttctcttcacaaaTTGTTCTGCCTGAAATTTGGATGTTGATAGTATGTATAACTGCATGTTTGAAGGTATGAGAACACCTGGGAGTAAGTTGTTGAGATTGCTTTTAATGCTGATGTCTCATTCCTGGGGAAATGTTGAATCATTTCACTaagctttcctttttgctttctccatcTAGTATCTTCTCTGCCTGCTATGACAGATCGCTTAGAGTCTATAGCTAGACAAAATGGGTAGGTtgtcttctttattttatgGCAAAGATATTTCTTGTTTATCTGTACACATCATAATCTCACTGCTGGTTTGATTGTTTTTTGTGTGCATCTCAtagcaatttttgttttgttttgtatgtaaGCCTTGGATCTCACCTTAGTGCAAATGGCACTGAATGTTACATCACTTCAGACATGTTCTATGTGGAAGTCCAGTTAGATCCTACAGGGCTGCTGTGTGATGTCAAAGTGGCTCACCATGGAGAAAATCCTGTGGTATGTATTACTGAAAAAGATGAGAGTGATACCTTTTTGTCTTTGGAACTGCTGTTTTAGTTCCCTTCTGTATGAACAGAGGAAATGGATTATACTGAACATTCATCTAGGCCTAACAACTTTACTGCTTGTTCTAGTGGAAAGTCAAAACCTCCGTGGAGTAGTCCGTTCTTATGCTTTTATCTGATGATCAATGCAGTGCATGTGTGCGAGGACTGTTCTGCTGAGAGTCCTTATTTTCTTATGAGTAGCATCATTACTGGCAAAATTGCTTAGGAAgttacttgttttgtttgtgaggaattttatttcttggagaaggagagggaaattAATCTTATAAGACTTAGCTCTGTGAATGGAAAACACTAAAACCTAGAAGCATACAGCTAAGGtcctgaaagaaaatagcattgtttttttcctccgCATACATGGCAGTTTGCACTTGGATTTTGTATTGCCATAGCTCCTCTTCTGCAAATGAGGCCATTCTTATTGCATTTATAAAAGATCAGAGGTTTTCAAACTAAGGCTTCACTATTTTGAAACTTTATTCcaagttatttatttaatagGATATGATATTGTTTGAATTTCTCCCAGAGGAGGTTGTCAAGCAGAACTAGAACCATACCAATGCGTAGTTGTAAGTGTTTCTTCTCATCAGAAGCTGATCCTTAGAAATGTCACTGTCCTAATATTTTGCAGTCACAGTGCTGCACAAAGGCTGAGATTACTACATTTGATATTGATACAGTtctatatttttccctttttagaGCTGTCCAGAATTGGTGCAACATTTGAGGTGAGTAGCAATAGTTGTATTTTCAGACGGGTTTGTCTTTGCATTATTCAGCTGGTGCTATTTCATGCCTGGAAATGCCAAGCAGTTTGCTAACTGTGCCTTCCTCCCAAAGTCTTTGTACTTCTCCAGGGGGATTTCTGGCTTAGGTTCAGATATGCCAGATTCAGACTGCGATGCATGTGGACTTGGAAGCCATAGTGTGATATCTTGCAGAAACATTAAACCTGGATCATTTAAAGAACGTGTTTTTACAGCTTTCTTGTAACAAAAGTCTGTTCTTTTGTGacttcatttttgtattaatgtaacttttaaaaataaaatgtcatctGCTATGAATATGAATTCATATTacctttttccctctccttttagagagaaaaattttGATGAATTTTCTAAACATCTAAGGGGGCTTGTGAACCTGTATAAGTTGCCAGGAGACAAGTAAGTCTAGACTGTTGTATTTTAttacatgcacatatataaaatctacaagcttttatttctgtgcttaatTTTCCATTGTGTGTGATCTTCCTGACTCCATCAACAtgatttgtgtgtgcatgcagtgGGTAGCGAGGATTTAGTTTGAAGTGGGAATGAAAAGTTAAAACTTCTAAATGCTTGATCTGATGGAAAGTATTGCAGCTTGTCAGTCAGTATTTCTGTAATTGGATTTCATTGCACaactcattttaatttttaatttttctttttccagcaaaCTTAAAACCAAAATGTACTTAGCTCTCCAGTCCTTGGAGCTGGATCTCTCAAAAATGGCAGGGATGTATTGGTAAGAACATCTGTATGTCTTgttgatgtttgttttttcttaatagtaCCACATCATATTGACTGGTTCTAACCATAGGGAAGTATCCATGAGCTGATGGCTCATCAGTGCCTATGTATTCTGACATTATTGCTAACTTCAGTGCCGAGGTTTCAGAAGGCCTGTGCAAGCCAGGGAGTGATACAGAGTGATAGAAAAATTGCTCAGAGCTTCTTGGAATTTACCAGGAATTTACCTTTTTAACtacaaaattcagtttaaaaagggggggaaaaaaagcagtttgcaaCTAGATAGATTAGTGGTAACAAGTTGTTCTACAgtaagaaactgaaaaacacttGGTCATCTTTTACTACTGTAGATTCAGAGGATAAATCATCCATGCTTTACAAAGTAAAGTAGCTTCTATTTTGCCCATTGCAGTGTGAGATTTAAGATAGCTAGATCTGTTTACTGAGCAGCGTGTATGTGTTGAGCTAAAATCTTAGATTGTCATCAACCCATGATTTTTGGCTTCAACTATGGCTCTGGCTTGTTACAGACCTGTGACTGCCTCTCTTGCAGGCAAGCCACCAATGCAAATCCCCTCGACAAGATTCTTCGTGGCAGTGTTGGCTATCTCACCCCCAGGAGTGGAGGTATCTttgataaacattttaaaaaggaaaaaaaaatgtggattttcTATGTGAAATTGGCTTTGTTCAGTATCTCCTTTATGGATGGTAGTTTTACGTTAACTGATGCTAATAATGGAAGAAACTAATCAAAGTAAAAGAGGCTTAATATGTGCAAGTTCCTTATGATCCAGAAAGACAGCTTTTATTTATGAAGCCACCACAGATAGTAATCCTATAGGAGATGGCAGTATCTGTGCCTTTGGCAGAGGCGAATAACTCTTTCAAGGTGTGCTGGCAACTCTGCCCAACATGTTCTTTGTTACATTGCAAATTTAATGTTACAAGAGTTAATAATAGTTGGGTAACTTGTGTCACCAGGATGCTTATTTATAAGCCTTTCCCCCACAGGTCTCCTGATGAATCTCAAGTATTATGTCTCGCCATATGATTTATTTGAAGAAGGCACTGGAGCCCCCATTGTTTTGCATGAGAACAATGGTAGGTCACCTTTAGAAGCTAGTATGACTACTTCTGCTTGAAGGagagcagaaagcagatttCTAGCAGTCTAGCTCCCCTCTGCTGTCACCTCGAATACAGGAAAATCATAAGCTGAGTACAGAAAATATGGGTTTAATAAGCATGTCTGTAAATGCTGGCTCAGCTGACCCTCTTGAACCTCATGGCTCTTCTGGAATTTGACAGGGACTAGTACCAGTGAACCTGGATGACTCAGCCTGCAGTTGAATCCTTTTGCCTGGGGTTTCATGGTACACATGAGATCTGTTCTATTGTGAGAATACTTGTGCTTGTGCCATCTTACTGAAGGATCAGTTTCCTTGTGTGTATGCAGACATCTCATTTGCTAAAATGACAAAACCAAGCACCTATTAAAAAGGAGATTGCTCTGGAGAAAGGATAGGGTGAAATTGTTCAAATTcattaattattttgctttgtaaagaGCATAATACAAACTTACAAATCTatttgaaacatattttaagatttatgCTGTAGACATTCTGTGTAAGGAGTGAAAAAAGCCGGTAGTGTAACTGGTATGATTGTAGTCCATTTAGGTGTTAATGGTGAACACTGAAAACTGTACTGTATGGAGGAAGTAATATATTTCTACTAGTTTAATTTAACTCATAAAGcctgtggtatttttttcttgcttccttttgcAGTTCCTCGGGCTTTGGGTATGAATGCCTCAGTAACAGTTGAGGGAACTATGGCAATGTACAAACTTCCAATTGCACCACTGATTATGGGGTCTCATCCTGTTGACAGCAAAGGGTAAGCAAAGGACATATCTGCTAGGCCTTTCTCAGTGACCTTGTTTAAATGCAAATTCAATATTCAGTTCTCTTTTGAAGTCAGAGTGGAGAGATGACTGCATGATGTTATAGCATTATAAAGTGacttttatgctatttttagGCTGAGAAGCATGTATTTCAGGCATGTTTTAATGCTTTTGATGAGTGCCATTATTTTCCAGAAGGCATAAACAATCTGTTTGTATTTGAGCAAACAGTAAAACGCATGTCTGACACTCAAAGCAGAAGCCAAAGTCATGTTCTGCGcctaataaatatttgtatgaaCTCAATCTTTAGGACACCGTCTTTCTCGTCAATCACCAGTGCCAACAGTGTGGACCTGCCAGCTTGTTTCTTCTTGAAGTTCCCACAACCCATTCCAGTATCTCGAGCTTTCATTCAGAAACTTCAGGGCTGCACAGGTGGGTTGCACATCTGTTAGAAAGATGCTTTCTAGAATTTTCCTAATAAGCTGATGTTTATAAAGCATGACAGAATAGCTACTCAAGTTTTTGTGTCCTGGTTTCAGTAAGAACTGGATAAGTTTCCTTAACTAGGTGGTAACTCATTTCATGGCTCATCAGCTCTTTCCAGGTCCCAGGTGCAATCAGTCTGTGCCATTTTGTTTCCTCAGGTATTCCATTGTTTGATACATCACCAACATTTGTACCCTTGTATGAACTGATCACACAATTTGAGTTATCCAAGGAGGCTGATCCTCTACCTTTAAACCACAATATGCGCTTCTATGCAGTAAGTATATTGTACAGCCAGGGAGTTAGACTTGCAGATGAGCAGTTTAGGGGCTTTACGTGTTTTTGGGATCATTCAGGTAGAAGCTATTATAAATAATGAGATTGTCCTCCTGGATGGATGGAATTAGCAATTAAGATCTGGCTATGGACTCTGCTGCAGTAGTGACAGCAGAGATATGGAATTTAGCCTTCCCAGGTTCTGTTCCTTCTTCTAGCTTTGATTTTTGATATGTGACTGAATAAATCATAACACTTTGggagaaaacttgtttttttaatgttagtcAATGACAGATctcctattgacttcagtggatttttattttctcaaaagagATTCTATACTGTATGAAACTCATTTAGTTGGGGGAAGTGAATACTGTTTGGCAGTACTGCTTCTGAGGAGCCTGAGTGCTGTTTTGCTTGTTCAGATCTGCTTGTCATTTAGTAAAAGGAAAGTATCTTCATTCAATCTTGTCATTTCCAGCCAGAAAGATGGCTTGACATTGCTTGGATTTGGAGCCTGTTCTTTCCTTCCTAGATGTCTGGTTTTGCCTTGTATCCAGCATTAGTTGGAGTAAAGCAGGAATTGTTTGTCAGGCTCTtccaggacagcagcactgTTACTTTCTGAACAAAGATGCTCCTCTCCCAGATGGAAGAAGTCTTCAAGGAACTCTGATTAGCAAAATTGCCTTCCAGCACCCTGGACGGGTTCCTCTCATCCTTAATTTGATCAGACATCAGGTGGCTTACAACACACTGATAGGCAGCTGTGTCAAGCgaacagttttaaaagaagGTAGGTACCACATCAGGTGGAATCTAATGTGTAATTGATAGGGAACCCTGGGTAATTTTCTCAGATTTGGGAATAAGAAATAGGATGCtgatactgcttttctcttaccattttatttttctctatatgGGAGTATTGAGCATGTGCCTCTGGTTCATTTCCTGTGATCTTTAATTTAATAATTCCCTTGTCTTCCAGATTCCCCTGGGATCCTGCAGTTTGAAGTTTGTCCTCTCTCTGACTCCTGTTTTAGTGTGTCTTTTCAGCACCCTGTGAATGACTCTCTTGTGTGTGGTAAGTGGACTCAATAAAAGCATACATATAATTACAAAGAGAATGGCAGGGTTTTCTCCCTCTGTAACCAGAATTTTCATCTATTCCAAATGCCTTCTGTCTTTCAGTTGTAATGGATGTGCAAGATTCTACTCATGTGAATTGTAAGCTGTACAAAGGGCTGTCTGATGCTCTTATCTGTACAGATGATTTCATTGCCAAAGTTGTTCAAAGGTAAGCCAGATCTTTCTGTGATGCCATGTAGTTTTGTTTAGAGTATTGTTTATAAGCCAAAACGCAGTAGCTCACATGTGCTGTTGTTACTTGTACATGCCTACAGTAATATTTCACCAGGCCTTTCGTCCTGCGGAAAACTCAACTTTGGGGAGGAGAACTGGCAGTACCAAAACAGGCTCCAAAAGTACCCCAGAAGCAATATAGTGTGTCAGCTAAAATCAGTATCTGAATATCTGGAAATTAGTAGTTTTCCCTTATTAAATGTAAGGGCCCTTGTAAAACTGAATTAACAAATCCAGGATCTCTGTTTAACTATCTAGATAGGTGATTTTTATCCAGAACATTTTTTGAATGAGTTGTCATTATCCTTATTTCACTGGGGCCAGGCAGATTGAATGGTGCATTTGTGGTCACTTAGCAGACCAGTGCCAGAATGAAAGAGGTGGTTCAGACCTTCTGAGTCTGTCTGGTGCCATGCCTGTGGGACCAGGTACTCAGGTtaactctcctttctgctttttgagtTCTAAGAGAAAATCCTGGTGAGTACCATGGGATTAGTATGGGATACTTCTAGCATTTATTGCTTAATGTACCCCGAAACACATAGATGAACTCTGTGTCCATTTCATAAGTATCCTACTGATTTTTGGAACTGCTCTTTATTTGAGTGAATTTTTGTAGTGATTCTTCATAAGGGAGGAAAACTTGGAGCCCTACTGAAAATCATATTGTCGACTTCGAATCTTAACCTCTGATATTATGTGCGTGTCCGAGGTACCTGCCTTTTTATGCCTTTTCATGCAGTTGATAGCTTTCAAGGTCTTGTAAGGTGGAAAAGAGCTTCCTGCAGCTTGCCTTTTACACAGGCCTTTTATCAGAATTCCTCAACACCAGCCACCACTGTACGCATTCAGAATACAGCAGAATGTTAACAGTACACAACACAGACCTCTTGAGTgagaatacatatttttctttctaaacatAGGCTTGCTGACCTTGAGTGGGATGTGGCTTTATCATTGCACTTTACAAGGTTTCAGGAACTGAGGTTGCCTAAGCTTAGACAAAGGTGTTCCTTAACAGAATGAGTGTAACAACCCAGATTGCATGTTTCCATCCTGTGCTTTAATACAAGGTCATCATCTGTCAGTTACTAATAATTGAATAAATTGTTTGATTAATTCTCTCTGTATTTGTGTTTGCAAGGTAGTTTAGAAAGGCACCGTTTTCTTATGGCTAGATGAGTGTGACAGGATAAGTATAAGTACAAATAGAATAGCAAAGTTTTTACAGTGCCTGGACATGTTGCTCTCTTGTGGCCAAGACCCGTAGCATTTCTTTTAGTTGAAGACCCGTAGCATTTCTTTCAGTTGTCATTTCCTTTAGTTTTCCCTCCCCAGAATGAGAAATACCATCTTATCTcatttggctgctgcttttctgaggaAGTTGTTAAAACTACTTTAATGAACGTTGCTTAGGGCAGTAAAATGCATTCTAAACTATTTGTGTCTTATGTTTTGCAGATGTATGTCCATTCCTGTGACCATGAGAGCAATTCGTAGAAAAGCAGAAACGATTCAGGCAGACACACCAGCCTTGTCACTCATTGCAGAGACAGTAGAAGATATGGTGAAGAAAAATCTTCCCCCAGCCAGCAGCCCAGGGTATGGCATGACCACAGGCAGCAACCCAATGAGTGGTACCACTACCCCAACAAACACTTTTCCTGGGGGGCCCATCACTACTTTGTTTAATATGAGCATAAGCATGAAAGAGAGGCATGACTCGGTGGGCCATGGGGAGGACTTCAGCAAAGTGTCTCAGAACCCTATTCTCACTAGTTTGTTGCAGATCACAGGGAATGTGGGGTCTACCATTGGCTCAAGTCCAACCCCTCCCCATCACACACCACCACCAGTATCCTCACCAGCAAGCAACACCAAGAACCACCCCATGCTCATGAACCTTCTTAAAGAGAATCCCCCTCAGGATTTCTCCACTCTGTATGGGAGCAGCCCTCTCGAAAGGCAGAACTCTTCCTCTGGCTCCCCTAGAATGGAAATGGGCCCTGGGGGGagtaagcaaaagaaaaaaaaatcccgcATCCCAGCAGACAAGCCCAAGCATCAGACTGAGGACGATTTCCAGAGGGAGCTCTTTTCAATGGATGTTGACTCCCAGAATCCTATTTTTGATGTCAACATGACTGCAGATACCCTGGACACCCCTCATATTACTCCAGCACCTAGCCAATGCAGCACTCCTCCTACTACATACCCACAGCCTATACCTCACTCGCAGCCCAGTATTCAGAGAATGGTTCGACTTTCTAGTTCAGACAGCATTGGAGCCGATGTTACTGATATCCTTTCGGATATAGCAGAGGAGGCTTCCAAACTACCCACCACCAATGAGGACTGTCCACCCATTGGTACTCCAGTAAGAGACTCTTCTAGTTCAGGACATTCACAAAGTGCCCTCTTTGACCCAGATGTTTTTCAGACGAACAATAGTGAGAACCCATACACAGATCCAGCAGACCTGATAGCAGATGCTGCTGTGAGCCCCAACAGTGATTCttcaaaccatttttttccagatgggGTAGATTTCAATCCTGACTTGCTGAACAGTCAAAGTCAAAGTGGTTTTGGGGAGGAGTACTTTGATGAGAGTAGTCAGAGTGCAGACACTGATGATTTCAAAGGCTATACTCCCCAGGCTCTAAGTACGTTGGGGGTGCAAGTGTTAGGGGGTGATGggggagaaaataaatttaagggGAGTAATCAGTCTGATACGGTGGATTTTAGTATTATTGCAGCTGCAAGCAAAGCACTGGGGTCCTCTGACATCATGGAACATCACAGTGGTGGTCAGAGCCCTTTATTAAATACAGGGgatttggggaaagaaaagtctCAGAAACGGGTAAAGGAAGGCAATGGTTCTGGAAGTAATATGGCAGGTCCTGGGCTAGATGGGAAGCCAGGGAAGCGCAGCCGGACTCCATCCAGTGATGGTAAAAGTAAAGAGAAACTTCCAAAGCGTAAGAAGCAGGAAACAGATGGAAAATCTCCATCTCATAGTTCATCAAACAGGCCTTTCACCCCACCTGCAAGCACAGGTGGGTCCAAATCTCCTGGGAGTTCAGGCAGATCTCAGACTCCTCCTGGTGTAGCTACTCCTCCTATTCCAAAAATCACAATTCAGATTCCAAAAGGAACAGTGACTGTTGGCAAACCATCTTCACATGGCCAGTATACGAGTAGTGGCTCTGTCAcctcctccagcagcaaaaGCCATCATAGccattcttcctcctcctcctcttcctcttcctcttcaacCTCaggcaaaattaaaagcaaatcagaAGGGTCTTCTGGTTCAAAGATGAGCAGCAGCCTATACTCGAGCCAAGGTGGCTCAGGTTCAGGTCAGTCCAAAAGCTCAGCTCAGTCTATGGGAAAGCCTGGATCCTCCCCCATCACCAAACATGGCCTCAGCAGCGGTTCTGGAAGTACCAAGATGAAACCTCAAGGAAAGCCATCATCACTTATGAACCCCTCTATGAGTAAACCAAACATCTCTCCATCTCATTCTAGACCCTCAGGAGGTTCTGACAAGCTTGCTTCTCCCATGAAACCTGTTCCAGGTACTCCCCCATCATCTAAAGCAAAGTCACCTATAAGTTCAGGTTCTGGAGGCTCCCATATGTCTGGGACTGGATCAAGCTCAAGTATGAAATCCTCTTCAGGAATGGGATCCTCTGGGTCTATGTCTCAGAAACCACCTCCTTCATCAAACTCTTCTACAGcatcttcatcttccttttcatctAGTGGGTCTTCCATGTCTTCATCCCAAAATCAGCATGGAAGTTCCAAAGGCAAGTCTCCTAGCAGAAACAAGAAGCCATCTCTAACTGCAGTCATAGACAAACTTAAACATGGGGTTGTCACTAGCGGGCCTGGTGGTGAAGACCCAATGGATGGGCAAATGGGGCCAAGTTCCAATTCCTCGAGCCATACTATGTCCTCCAAACACAGTATGTCAGGAGGTGAGTTCCAGGGCAAACGTGAGAAGAGTGACAAAGAGAAATCTAAAGTTTCTGTTTCTGGAGGATCTGTCGACTCTTCCAAGAAGACTTCAGATTCCAAAAATGTTGGAAGCACTGGAGTGGCCAAAATTATCATCAGCAAGCATGATGGTGGTTCTCCTAGTATTAAAGCCAAAGTAACTTTGCAGAAACCTGGGGAAGGAGGTGGGGATAGCTTAAGGCCTCAGATGGCTTCTTCCAAAAGCTATGGATCCCCTCTAATCAGTGGGTCTACTCCAAAACATGAACGCTGCTCTCCCAGCCACAGTAAGTCACCAGCATACACTCCCCAAAACATAGACAGTGAGAGTGAGTCGGGCTCTTCCATAGCTGAGAAATCCTATCagaacagccccagctctgaTGATGGCATTAGGCCTTTGCCTGAATATAGCTCAGAAAAACATAAGAAgcacaaaaaagagaagaaaaaagtgaaagacaAAGACAGGGATAGAGATCGGGATCGTGATAAAGACAGAGACAAGAAGAAATCTCACAGCATTAAGCCAGAGAGTTGGTCTAAATCCCCAATTTCAGCTGATCAATCTCTCTCCATGACAAGCAGTGCTATCATTTCAGCTGAGCGACCATCTCGAGCTAGCCCTGAGTTTTTGATTGGAGAAGAAGACGACGATCTCATGGATGTTGCTCTAattggaaattaattttcttagtatctttaaaagatactgaaatattttaaaagatgagcTGAATGCAGGACCTGCAGGTTTTAGAGATGAAAAGAACCATTTATTGCATAACTGCCACACTGATTCTTAAGAGATGTGTCTTAAGAGAAGTATTTCCAAGGATCTCAAAAGTCTGAATGGAACACGTGTGAGTGCCGATCTCTGGCTGTGTCCAGAAGCTCCATATGGCAAGCCAGGTTCCTGACTGTGGCCTTGGTTCTGTGGATACTTACactcttttttaatttagaagtaTTAATAGTCCTGTTAAAAATAACAGGCATAAAGCTAAATATGCGTGTCAGTGTGTGAGCAGACCCCAAACTGGTGCAAACAAACTAGGCTATTCTGGGAGAATCTGACTTCCTCTGCCCCCTCTTCCCCTTCAGAATAAGTTAATCTTGTTTTTAGGAATTTTTAAGCTAATTATTTTAGGGCATGTTTTGGGGTTGgattttactctttttaaaagggtggttggaagaaaaagatgctttttaattgtttttatttttgtggcaCTTCTTCATTCAGTGCCTGATTTGGAGTGTTGCTGAGGAACTTGATCTTCCTCTGATGGGGCCACTCAGCAAAATCAGGCACTGTGTTCTGATGAGTATCAGCATTTTATTCTAGGTCAAAATGATGAAGGGTAGCTGTCTTATGtttgacttttctttcattttagctATTTACTTATGTCCGTATTTGAACGCCTTATGCTGCTTGTTTTCAAACAGTCTCTGTTTTAATTGTATGATGGCAGAGCCCAAAGGAACTTGGCAATTTGGGTAGAACCTATGGTTTTGGAAGGCTCTGCACATGTGCAGCCACTGTAGCTTTGATGAAGTTAGTAAAATTCCAGCATGCATTGGaacaaaactaaatttaaaaagggCCACCACTGTCTTAATCTGAGCATTGCTTCCTTGAAAGCCTAGCAAACAATTTCCCCGGAATTCCCTGATGCTGCATTTGTAAAGAGACAGAGTTTATAAGCTGCGCACAAGACCCAATTCTGCAAACACTTTAGAACTATGCTTAATTTATCTACTATGaataatttcattaatattgATAGGACAACTAGTGTGCATTCATGGTTAAAAAATTGGACCTTATTTTCTCAATCTGTTTCTGTTGCTGAAATGCTTacaggttttttgtttttttttttttcttcccccttttaaCTTGCAGTACACTTCTCAAATAGTAATTCTGGTAATGCACACAAGcattcccttctctctctggGAGGTGTTAGTCTAGCAGTGTGAGTCATTCATGTCCTGGTGTTAGCATGCACTTTCGCTGCTGGAAAAACAGACCCTAACTGGTTCATCTGGATAAAGATTGCAGCAGAAGCAGTGTTTTCCTTAAATGACGGATTTTCCCTTTTTGGCCGGACTTAAGAACATGATTCTGCTGTCCTCTATGATTTTATCTTGATCCCTGAAAGGAAAGAGACTGAGGAGGAagatattctatttttaaaagcaattaaagcTGTTTTGCCCAAGAGGAAAAGTGGGAAATCAAGAAAGAGTTCTGTGAACCCATCTCCTTTGAGTTTTGTACCAGGCAGAATCCTGCTCCCATTgagttttgccattgatttcTGGAGGCCAGGATTTCACCCATGGGGAAGAGATTATACTTTGTATATGGGGATGTGGTCTGAAAACATGTCAAGGCTTTAAGTTTCTTCTAAACCACTGAAATTTCCAATCATGCTTACAATCTGACCCCAGTAATACTCCAGacaagcattttcttctctggctTGTTAAAAGCCATAGCAAGTCAGATGTCTTTTCAGCAGAACAGCAACTATTCAATAAATTGTAGGGATTTTTCACctcttttttccagtcttcagCTTAATTCCAGGGTTCCTGTCCAGTGCAGGAGCCATGAATTTCTCCAAATCCACCCCAAACTTTGGAGACATCTCCATTCTTGTATTTTCCAACCTTCAGCCTATGCTCCTAGTGATCTGCATACAATAGTTTCCTTCTCACAAATGTTCCCATATTCATGTGCAGAGATGataaaaaaagtagtaaataaaGTCTAAACCTGGAGCAAATGACATCTTATGCAGCATCAGAATTATATGACTGTGGGGTGTCTATGAAGAGGATGTAAGGAATACAACACCAGATGACTTACATCTTTGAGACCCTGCTACAGCAGCTGCATCTTGGAAATAATACCTGTTCAGACTCCAACAGGTTGTCATCTCTTTAAATTCTGTTCCTGTCATTTTaagttgctttgttttaaaagagcCCTTTGAACTGCTCTGGGTTGTGTGAAGGTATAAGCAGCCTTCAAAAGCAGCACTCTTACAAAGTTGAATCAGGACTGGGGATTTCAAGGAATGGTTTGCTGGACACTTGTCATTAATTGGAGTGATGTTTTACCAATATGAAACAGACATTAAAAGTTAAATACTGTTCAGCTTCATAATTaatacataaatgtattttaaatgaaagagctgaacatgtttccttctctgcttgCCCAAGACCAAAGTTCAATATTCTAAATTTCTCCTGCAAAAGGTGGGCATCACGAACACCTACAGAAGTACAGGGAACAAAGTCTCATCCTCTCTAAGCCTCTGTGACACC
This genomic interval from Rhea pennata isolate bPtePen1 chromosome 26, bPtePen1.pri, whole genome shotgun sequence contains the following:
- the MED1 gene encoding mediator of RNA polymerase II transcription subunit 1 isoform X1, which translates into the protein MKAAPGGAEEVEKLNKMSSLLERLHAKFNQNRPWTETMKLVRQVMEKRVVINSGGHQHLVSCLETLQKALKVSSLPAMTDRLESIARQNGLGSHLSANGTECYITSDMFYVEVQLDPTGLLCDVKVAHHGENPVSCPELVQHLREKNFDEFSKHLRGLVNLYKLPGDNKLKTKMYLALQSLELDLSKMAGMYWQATNANPLDKILRGSVGYLTPRSGGLLMNLKYYVSPYDLFEEGTGAPIVLHENNVPRALGMNASVTVEGTMAMYKLPIAPLIMGSHPVDSKGTPSFSSITSANSVDLPACFFLKFPQPIPVSRAFIQKLQGCTGIPLFDTSPTFVPLYELITQFELSKEADPLPLNHNMRFYAALPGQQHCYFLNKDAPLPDGRSLQGTLISKIAFQHPGRVPLILNLIRHQVAYNTLIGSCVKRTVLKEDSPGILQFEVCPLSDSCFSVSFQHPVNDSLVCVVMDVQDSTHVNCKLYKGLSDALICTDDFIAKVVQRCMSIPVTMRAIRRKAETIQADTPALSLIAETVEDMVKKNLPPASSPGYGMTTGSNPMSGTTTPTNTFPGGPITTLFNMSISMKERHDSVGHGEDFSKVSQNPILTSLLQITGNVGSTIGSSPTPPHHTPPPVSSPASNTKNHPMLMNLLKENPPQDFSTLYGSSPLERQNSSSGSPRMEMGPGGSKQKKKKSRIPADKPKHQTEDDFQRELFSMDVDSQNPIFDVNMTADTLDTPHITPAPSQCSTPPTTYPQPIPHSQPSIQRMVRLSSSDSIGADVTDILSDIAEEASKLPTTNEDCPPIGTPVRDSSSSGHSQSALFDPDVFQTNNSENPYTDPADLIADAAVSPNSDSSNHFFPDGVDFNPDLLNSQSQSGFGEEYFDESSQSADTDDFKGYTPQALSTLGVQVLGGDGGENKFKGSNQSDTVDFSIIAAASKALGSSDIMEHHSGGQSPLLNTGDLGKEKSQKRVKEGNGSGSNMAGPGLDGKPGKRSRTPSSDGKSKEKLPKRKKQETDGKSPSHSSSNRPFTPPASTGGSKSPGSSGRSQTPPGVATPPIPKITIQIPKGTVTVGKPSSHGQYTSSGSVTSSSSKSHHSHSSSSSSSSSSSTSGKIKSKSEGSSGSKMSSSLYSSQGGSGSGQSKSSAQSMGKPGSSPITKHGLSSGSGSTKMKPQGKPSSLMNPSMSKPNISPSHSRPSGGSDKLASPMKPVPGTPPSSKAKSPISSGSGGSHMSGTGSSSSMKSSSGMGSSGSMSQKPPPSSNSSTASSSSFSSSGSSMSSSQNQHGSSKGKSPSRNKKPSLTAVIDKLKHGVVTSGPGGEDPMDGQMGPSSNSSSHTMSSKHSMSGGEFQGKREKSDKEKSKVSVSGGSVDSSKKTSDSKNVGSTGVAKIIISKHDGGSPSIKAKVTLQKPGEGGGDSLRPQMASSKSYGSPLISGSTPKHERCSPSHSKSPAYTPQNIDSESESGSSIAEKSYQNSPSSDDGIRPLPEYSSEKHKKHKKEKKKVKDKDRDRDRDRDKDRDKKKSHSIKPESWSKSPISADQSLSMTSSAIISAERPSRASPEFLIGEEDDDLMDVALIGN